One region of Ahniella affigens genomic DNA includes:
- a CDS encoding FKBP-type peptidyl-prolyl cis-trans isomerase: MKSLLKGGLAVAIAASLMLTQVAGAVDKVTTEKEKASYMVGMDIANGVRQIKDEIDVEIMIQGLRTALAGGKTLLTEAEAQTVRGEFQTALRSKMEAKQKAAAESNKVEGEKFLAANKSKPGIKSTASGLQYQVIKQGTGAKPGPTSMVKVHYTGTLIDGTKFDSSVDRGTPAEFALNGVIPGWTEALQLMPAGSKYKLFIPSALGYGETGTPGIIGPNATLIFDVELLEVAGTPAAAKQ, encoded by the coding sequence ATGAAGTCTTTGTTGAAAGGCGGCCTGGCCGTCGCGATTGCCGCGAGTCTGATGTTGACGCAAGTGGCCGGTGCGGTTGACAAGGTCACCACCGAAAAGGAAAAGGCCAGCTACATGGTCGGTATGGACATCGCCAACGGCGTTCGCCAGATCAAAGACGAAATCGACGTCGAGATCATGATTCAGGGTCTGCGCACGGCACTGGCCGGCGGCAAGACGCTGCTGACCGAAGCCGAAGCCCAGACGGTTCGCGGCGAATTCCAGACCGCCCTGCGCTCGAAGATGGAAGCCAAGCAAAAGGCTGCTGCCGAGTCGAACAAGGTTGAAGGCGAGAAGTTCTTGGCCGCCAACAAGTCGAAGCCGGGCATCAAGTCCACGGCCTCGGGTCTGCAGTACCAGGTGATCAAGCAAGGCACCGGCGCCAAGCCTGGCCCAACGTCGATGGTCAAGGTGCACTACACCGGCACGCTGATCGACGGCACCAAGTTTGACAGCTCGGTGGATCGTGGCACCCCGGCCGAATTCGCGCTGAACGGCGTGATCCCAGGCTGGACCGAAGCCCTGCAGCTGATGCCTGCTGGCTCGAAGTACAAGCTGTTCATTCCGTCGGCCCTGGGCTACGGCGAGACCGGCACGCCGGGCATCATCGGCCCGAATGCTACGCTGATTTTCGACGTCGAACTGCTCGAAGTTGCCGGCACGCCGGCTGCTGCCAAGCAGTAA
- a CDS encoding sensor histidine kinase yields the protein MAPRSPWLAYLSIILVLFAQIAWAARPQSAASVFDDVRFRPVTVEDGLSQSTVRSMVQDLSGTVWVGTIDGLNRLDAHSIRVYRHADDQPNSLPDNHVATLVLATSGELWLGTQGRGLARYRPETDDFEQIDLDPDGSLPAANSVSALVSDGAGGIWVASAGGRLRRVDTHTRRIETLGLDFGPALTAVRDLALLDDGRLAVASGIGAFVVSADRKQIQELKLDGHALNAYTLVQGNRGAILVGTGSDGLIEFQNQTVLNHYRAKDGLVSDAVRSLKRDASGRLWVGTNGGISRIDQRHRQIDSWTQDPIGRNGLGGNRVESMMIDRDGLLWIGTWSNGISIHDPQTESFQTFKYRPDRPNFLASSTVTALTMTHDGMLIAGLHEEGGGARIDLQQGVVQRYLHDPARTDSIAASSIATLLERRDGSLWFGTQTAGLSKLRPDSRDHFELYQYDPAAPTSLSSNNVADLLEDRSGNLWVATIGGGIDRLCPGCTDFERLGSTDGLSSVYANTLLETADGGIWIGYRTVGVDRLDPVTGVVTAYRAGATPGSLSSNAVTHLYEARDGSLWVATQGGGLNRGRRDDAGRYVFHALRRAEGLGSDMVSAVGEDGSGAIWVSTATGISRINPADQSIVNFGWSEGAQRRGYFVGAIAKQSEDIFYFGGLEGITRFDARRIGEPRPPRRPQISAITALSREQATHRRIAVSRPLQAGTPTLATVDLAYDDDIVHFEFSTFNFANAESIHYAYQLEGFDEHWVNLEDGSNRATFTDLPAGEYALFVRAAGPRSLRWIDSEGPVVVRVASAPWWNPFAIAAYAVLLLCLGTWLGWTLWQAVRQRLAAQQRLQESEQRLALALEASGDEIWECDFLDHRLIRFTPHIELRIPSDTKVFSMSMLRDIVHPDDLHIFDHAMRDVLKGTKEQMRATYRMGLANGGWIWVQSYGRVVERDAQGLVRRIAGVSRDVSEIMAQDEALQRINQDLERRVESRTRDFQIANEHLRRTLDDLRNAQKQLVESEKMAALGGLVAGVAHEINTPLGIGVTAASHLETESRRIGEQARQNTLKRSDLEQFLAIADESSQLILRNLRRADHLIKSFKQVAVDQSSEQRRMVNLREYLDEILTSLQPRLKKTPFKVSIDCPGDLLVDTFPGALYQVFVNLVMNSIIHGFEGREHGQIEIHASVQRDRLCIVYRDDGRGMAVEVVARIFEPFFTTKRGQGGSGLGMHIVYNLVVQLLGGSVRCQSEPGQGVQFLIELPLASGDAAR from the coding sequence ATGGCGCCGCGCTCCCCCTGGTTGGCATATTTGTCGATCATCCTCGTTCTGTTCGCACAGATCGCGTGGGCTGCGCGTCCGCAATCGGCGGCCTCGGTATTTGACGACGTTCGGTTTCGACCCGTGACGGTGGAAGACGGCCTGAGCCAGTCCACGGTCAGATCCATGGTTCAGGACCTGTCGGGAACGGTCTGGGTCGGCACGATCGACGGATTGAACCGTCTGGATGCCCATAGCATCAGGGTGTATCGGCACGCGGACGACCAACCGAACAGTCTCCCTGACAACCACGTTGCAACGCTTGTGTTGGCGACGTCTGGCGAGCTGTGGCTCGGCACGCAGGGACGCGGTTTGGCCCGCTATCGTCCGGAAACTGACGACTTCGAGCAGATCGATCTGGATCCCGATGGCTCGCTGCCGGCCGCAAATTCGGTGTCTGCCCTGGTGTCGGATGGGGCGGGTGGCATCTGGGTGGCCAGCGCGGGCGGACGTCTTCGGCGTGTCGACACCCATACCCGGCGTATCGAAACACTCGGACTGGATTTTGGGCCCGCGCTGACGGCTGTCCGCGATCTGGCGTTACTCGACGACGGTCGCCTCGCCGTAGCGAGTGGCATTGGAGCATTCGTTGTCAGTGCCGATCGTAAGCAGATTCAGGAGCTTAAACTGGACGGCCACGCGCTGAACGCGTACACGCTCGTTCAAGGCAACCGCGGCGCCATTTTGGTGGGCACGGGCAGTGATGGCCTCATCGAATTTCAGAATCAAACGGTACTGAACCACTATCGCGCAAAGGATGGCCTGGTCAGCGATGCGGTGCGCAGTCTGAAGCGGGATGCTTCGGGACGGCTATGGGTGGGTACGAACGGCGGGATCAGTCGTATCGACCAGCGTCATCGGCAGATCGACAGCTGGACGCAAGATCCGATCGGCCGGAATGGGCTTGGCGGCAACCGTGTCGAGAGCATGATGATCGATCGCGACGGGTTGCTTTGGATTGGTACCTGGTCGAATGGCATCAGCATTCATGATCCGCAGACCGAATCGTTCCAGACTTTCAAGTATCGCCCCGACCGGCCAAACTTCTTGGCGAGTTCGACCGTGACGGCACTCACCATGACGCACGACGGCATGCTGATCGCCGGGTTGCATGAGGAGGGCGGCGGCGCCCGAATCGACCTGCAGCAAGGCGTGGTGCAACGTTACCTGCATGATCCGGCACGCACCGATTCCATCGCCGCCTCGTCCATCGCCACCTTGCTTGAGCGCCGCGACGGCAGTCTGTGGTTCGGAACGCAGACGGCCGGCTTGTCCAAACTGCGCCCCGATTCACGCGACCACTTCGAGCTGTATCAGTACGACCCGGCCGCGCCGACGTCATTGTCGAGCAACAATGTCGCCGACCTCCTGGAAGATCGCAGTGGCAACTTGTGGGTGGCGACGATTGGTGGCGGCATCGATCGTCTGTGCCCCGGTTGCACCGACTTTGAACGGTTGGGCAGCACCGACGGTTTGAGCTCGGTGTATGCGAATACGTTGCTCGAAACGGCTGACGGTGGCATCTGGATTGGCTACCGGACGGTCGGTGTCGATCGTTTGGACCCGGTCACCGGTGTGGTGACTGCGTATCGCGCCGGTGCCACTCCCGGCAGTTTGAGTTCCAATGCGGTCACGCACTTGTATGAGGCGCGCGATGGCAGTCTTTGGGTCGCAACGCAAGGAGGCGGCTTGAATCGTGGTCGGCGCGATGATGCGGGTCGTTATGTCTTTCACGCGTTGCGGCGGGCCGAGGGCTTGGGTTCGGACATGGTGTCGGCGGTGGGTGAGGACGGCAGCGGCGCGATCTGGGTCTCAACCGCCACAGGCATCAGCCGAATTAATCCCGCTGACCAAAGCATTGTCAATTTCGGCTGGTCGGAAGGCGCGCAGCGACGCGGCTATTTTGTTGGCGCCATTGCCAAACAATCCGAAGACATTTTCTATTTCGGTGGGCTCGAAGGCATCACCCGCTTCGATGCACGCCGCATTGGTGAGCCAAGGCCGCCGCGACGCCCGCAAATATCGGCGATTACGGCCTTGAGTCGTGAGCAGGCGACGCACCGGCGCATTGCGGTCAGTCGCCCGTTGCAGGCTGGTACCCCAACATTGGCCACAGTGGACCTTGCTTACGACGACGACATCGTGCACTTCGAGTTTTCCACCTTCAACTTTGCGAACGCCGAGTCGATTCACTACGCATACCAATTGGAAGGATTCGACGAGCATTGGGTCAATCTTGAGGACGGCAGCAATCGGGCAACGTTTACTGATCTGCCGGCAGGGGAGTATGCGCTTTTCGTGCGGGCCGCCGGGCCACGAAGCCTGCGCTGGATCGACAGCGAGGGGCCGGTCGTCGTTCGGGTTGCGTCGGCGCCGTGGTGGAATCCGTTCGCAATCGCGGCGTACGCGGTACTCCTGCTGTGCCTTGGTACGTGGCTCGGTTGGACCTTGTGGCAAGCAGTTCGGCAGCGCCTCGCCGCGCAACAACGCCTGCAAGAAAGCGAGCAGCGGTTGGCGCTGGCACTGGAGGCGTCTGGTGATGAGATCTGGGAATGTGACTTCCTCGATCATCGGTTGATCCGGTTCACACCGCACATCGAGCTGCGGATTCCGTCCGACACCAAAGTGTTCTCGATGAGCATGCTGCGCGACATTGTGCATCCGGACGATCTTCATATTTTCGATCATGCGATGCGGGACGTGCTCAAGGGTACCAAGGAGCAGATGCGAGCCACTTACCGCATGGGGCTCGCGAATGGTGGGTGGATCTGGGTGCAATCCTACGGGCGGGTCGTCGAGCGCGATGCCCAGGGGCTCGTGCGCCGGATCGCGGGTGTCTCGCGCGACGTCTCCGAAATCATGGCGCAGGACGAGGCGCTGCAACGAATCAATCAAGACCTGGAGCGACGGGTGGAGTCACGCACCCGTGATTTTCAGATTGCCAACGAACATCTGCGTCGGACGCTCGATGACCTGCGCAACGCGCAGAAGCAACTGGTGGAGTCCGAGAAGATGGCGGCGCTGGGTGGGTTGGTCGCCGGCGTGGCCCACGAGATCAACACACCGCTCGGGATTGGCGTGACCGCCGCCTCGCATCTCGAAACCGAGAGCCGTCGGATTGGCGAGCAGGCGCGCCAGAACACGCTGAAGCGGAGTGATCTGGAGCAGTTCTTGGCGATCGCCGACGAGAGCAGTCAACTGATTCTTCGCAATTTGCGGCGCGCCGACCACCTGATCAAGAGCTTCAAGCAAGTGGCGGTGGATCAATCCAGCGAGCAGCGGCGCATGGTCAACCTGCGCGAATACCTCGATGAGATTCTGACCTCATTGCAGCCGCGCCTGAAGAAAACGCCGTTCAAAGTCTCGATCGACTGCCCGGGCGACCTGCTGGTCGACACGTTCCCAGGAGCGCTCTATCAGGTGTTTGTCAATCTGGTGATGAACTCGATCATTCACGGTTTTGAAGGACGGGAGCACGGACAAATTGAGATTCACGCGAGCGTGCAACGGGATCGGCTGTGTATCGTGTATCGGGATGACGGGCGCGGCATGGCGGTAGAAGTCGTGGCTCGGATCTTTGAACCGTTCTTCACCACCAAACGTGGCCAAGGCGGAAGCGGCCTTGGCATGCACATCGTCTACAACCTGGTCGTCCAACTATTGGGTGGCAGCGTGCGTTGTCAGAGCGAGCCGGGGCAGGGGGTGCAGTTCCTGATCGAGTTGCCCCTAGCCAGTGGCGACGCGGCGCGCTGA
- a CDS encoding SET domain-containing protein — translation MRKAFEVRRSPIHGNGVFAAKDIAKGDEIIEYRGRVLSHAEANAKYADTVDTGHTFLFTLNDEYVIDANTNGNEARWINHSCDPNVVAFRHDAKDGNPKHERVILEALRDIKRGEELTYDYKITLEQRHTKALKKIWACRCGAPWCSGTLLKDKRGKR, via the coding sequence ATGCGCAAAGCCTTCGAAGTCCGCCGCTCGCCCATCCATGGCAATGGGGTGTTCGCCGCCAAAGATATCGCCAAAGGGGACGAGATCATCGAATACCGGGGCCGCGTTCTGAGCCATGCGGAGGCAAACGCGAAGTACGCCGACACCGTCGACACCGGCCACACGTTCCTGTTTACGTTGAACGACGAGTATGTGATCGATGCGAACACCAACGGCAACGAAGCGCGCTGGATCAACCACAGCTGCGATCCGAATGTGGTGGCGTTTCGGCATGACGCGAAAGACGGCAACCCGAAACACGAACGGGTGATTCTGGAAGCGCTGCGCGACATCAAGCGCGGCGAAGAGCTGACCTACGATTACAAGATCACGCTGGAGCAGCGGCACACCAAGGCGCTCAAGAAAATCTGGGCCTGCCGCTGCGGCGCACCGTGGTGCTCGGGCACGCTCTTGAAGGACAAGCGCGGCAAGCGGTGA
- a CDS encoding Glu/Leu/Phe/Val dehydrogenase dimerization domain-containing protein, with protein sequence MIFETLSNSGHEQVVFCHNKDAGLKAIIAIHNSVLGPALGGLRMWPYKTEQDALNDVLRLSRGMTYKAAVSGLNLGGGKAVIIGDPSKDKSEALFRAFGRFVNSLNGRYITAEDVGIDVNDMEWVLKETEFVTGVHQVHGGSGDPSPFTAYGTMQGLLAALNVKFGNEDVGKYSYAVQGVGHVGMEYVKLLREHGAKVFVTDINRESVQRAVDEYGCEAVGLDDIYDVDADVYSPCALGGTVNHNTIPRFKFKVICGAANNQLATEDCGDDVERRGILYAPDYAVNAGGLMNVSLEIDGYNRERAMRMMRTIYHNLSKIFAIAKRDSITTYRAADRLAEERIATIGKIRLPQMGNPTRFLGRTRGMG encoded by the coding sequence TGGTGTTTTGCCACAACAAAGATGCCGGCCTGAAAGCCATCATCGCGATCCATAACTCGGTGCTCGGCCCGGCCCTCGGCGGTCTCCGCATGTGGCCATACAAGACTGAGCAGGACGCGCTGAACGACGTACTCCGACTGTCCCGCGGCATGACCTACAAGGCCGCCGTGTCGGGCCTGAACCTGGGTGGCGGCAAGGCCGTGATCATCGGCGACCCGTCCAAGGACAAGTCGGAAGCCCTGTTCCGCGCGTTCGGCCGCTTCGTCAACTCGCTGAACGGTCGCTACATCACGGCCGAAGACGTGGGAATCGATGTCAACGATATGGAATGGGTGCTGAAGGAAACCGAATTCGTCACCGGCGTGCATCAAGTCCACGGTGGCTCGGGCGATCCGTCGCCATTCACCGCTTACGGCACCATGCAGGGCCTGTTGGCCGCACTGAACGTCAAGTTCGGCAACGAAGACGTGGGCAAGTACAGCTATGCCGTGCAGGGCGTTGGTCACGTCGGCATGGAATACGTGAAGCTGCTGCGTGAACATGGCGCCAAGGTGTTCGTGACCGACATCAACCGTGAGTCGGTGCAGCGGGCCGTTGATGAGTATGGCTGTGAAGCGGTCGGCCTGGACGACATCTATGACGTTGACGCGGATGTCTACTCGCCGTGCGCGCTCGGTGGCACGGTCAATCACAACACGATTCCGCGCTTCAAGTTCAAGGTCATCTGCGGCGCCGCAAACAACCAGTTGGCCACTGAAGACTGTGGTGACGATGTGGAACGTCGCGGCATTCTGTATGCCCCCGACTACGCCGTGAACGCGGGCGGCCTGATGAATGTCTCGCTCGAAATCGACGGTTACAACCGCGAGCGCGCGATGCGCATGATGCGCACGATCTATCACAACCTGAGCAAGATCTTCGCGATCGCAAAGCGCGACAGCATTACGACGTACCGTGCGGCGGACCGTCTGGCTGAAGAGCGCATTGCGACGATTGGCAAGATCCGCCTGCCGCAGATGGGCAACCCGACCCGTTTCCTGGGTCGCACCCGCGGCATGGGTTGA
- a CDS encoding DUF3369 domain-containing protein, producing the protein MDDLFAPETVETLAPWRVLIVDDEPEVHNVTKLVLGAFRFEGRALHFLHAHSGKEARELIAANPDVAVMLLDVVMETEQAGLDVVRFVRDTLHNHFVRIVLRTGQPGQAPEHDVIANYDINDYKEKTELTAQKLSTMMYATLRAHRDIMTIEANKRGLERVIHASARIFSHQHSHEFASAVLDQLGNLVGMDKGALYCKVMRPGSQTPDHFVVAAATGEYAEFVQTNADEQLPPRIVESLKLAYRQKNHQFGNDHYVLHFTDSHRTESLLYVGESWTLSPLDMKLVEVFCTNVSIAFENLHLQREMFDSQVEVVTLLAGLAESRSRDTLNHVRRVGMIAELLGELFGLDPQARVMLRHAAPLHDIGKIGIPDAILNKPGKHTPDETAVMRTHAKLGANWLSASRLPLLQLASIIAEDHHENWDGSGYPRGLKGEEISISGRITALADVVDALGSKRCYKEAWSAEEIRAFVHEQNGIKFDPRLVTLLFEHWDRVEMIRAQLPD; encoded by the coding sequence ATGGACGATCTGTTTGCTCCTGAAACCGTCGAAACACTGGCGCCTTGGCGCGTGCTCATCGTGGACGATGAACCGGAAGTCCATAACGTCACAAAACTCGTGCTTGGCGCATTTCGGTTTGAAGGACGCGCGCTCCACTTTCTGCATGCCCACTCCGGCAAAGAAGCGCGCGAACTGATTGCCGCGAATCCTGACGTGGCGGTCATGCTGCTCGATGTGGTCATGGAAACCGAGCAGGCCGGGCTTGATGTCGTCCGCTTCGTGCGCGACACACTGCACAATCATTTTGTCCGCATCGTGCTCCGCACCGGTCAACCCGGCCAGGCACCCGAGCACGATGTCATCGCCAACTACGACATCAACGATTACAAAGAAAAGACCGAGCTGACCGCACAGAAGCTGTCGACGATGATGTACGCCACGCTGCGGGCGCATCGCGACATCATGACGATTGAAGCCAACAAGCGCGGGCTTGAGCGCGTCATCCATGCCTCGGCGCGCATTTTCTCGCATCAGCACAGCCACGAGTTTGCGTCGGCGGTGCTGGATCAGCTCGGCAACCTTGTCGGAATGGACAAAGGCGCGCTGTACTGCAAGGTCATGCGCCCGGGCTCGCAAACACCCGACCACTTTGTCGTGGCCGCGGCAACCGGCGAGTACGCTGAGTTCGTGCAGACCAATGCCGACGAGCAGCTGCCGCCGCGGATCGTCGAATCGCTGAAACTGGCGTATCGGCAAAAGAACCATCAGTTTGGCAACGATCACTACGTACTCCATTTCACCGATAGTCATCGCACCGAAAGTCTGCTCTATGTCGGCGAAAGCTGGACCTTGTCGCCTCTCGACATGAAGCTGGTCGAAGTGTTCTGCACGAATGTCTCGATTGCGTTCGAAAACCTGCATCTGCAACGCGAGATGTTCGACTCGCAGGTCGAGGTCGTGACCTTGCTGGCCGGTTTGGCCGAGAGCCGCTCGCGCGATACGCTGAACCATGTGCGCCGCGTGGGCATGATTGCCGAGTTGCTCGGCGAGTTGTTCGGGCTTGATCCCCAAGCGCGCGTCATGCTGCGGCACGCCGCACCATTGCACGATATCGGCAAGATCGGAATTCCCGACGCCATTCTGAATAAGCCGGGCAAACACACACCAGACGAAACCGCAGTCATGCGCACCCACGCCAAGCTCGGTGCCAATTGGTTGTCGGCCTCGCGCCTACCGCTGCTGCAATTGGCGTCGATCATCGCCGAAGATCATCATGAGAACTGGGATGGCTCGGGCTATCCGCGCGGACTGAAGGGCGAGGAGATTTCGATCAGCGGTCGGATCACTGCACTGGCTGATGTCGTCGATGCGTTGGGCAGCAAGCGCTGCTACAAGGAAGCCTGGAGCGCAGAAGAAATCCGCGCATTTGTGCACGAGCAGAACGGCATCAAATTCGATCCCCGCCTGGTCACGCTCCTGTTCGAGCACTGGGATCGGGTCGAAATGATCCGTGCGCAACTGCCGGACTAA
- a CDS encoding bifunctional sulfate adenylyltransferase/adenylylsulfate kinase has translation MRTYSAHGGPLVDCYLVGAALDALRVRLTELPRLDLSPRQLCDLDLIANGAFSPLTGFLGEADYNSVVTNMRLADGTLWPMPITLDVSEAVAEQAVAAGGLVLTDAEGVPVAVLDRPTAFRPDLRREAELVFGTVDAKHPAVAFLLERSKPVYLGGDVLAINAPLHYDFRRLRQTPRQLQDAFAEQGFARVVAFQTRNPMHKAHFELTRRAAEAIGGALLIHPVVGLTKPGDIDHYTRVRCYEQLLPHYPGHRTVLSLLNLAMRMGGPREALWHALIRKNHGCTHFIVGRDHAGPGSSSAGQPFYGPYDAQHLVSQFADEIGITMVPFAEMVYVEERQDYAPIDEVKPGETVLNISGTEMRRLLMEGAAIPAWFTFPEVAAELQRTHPPRAHQGFTVFFTGLSGAGKSTIANALMVSLLERGGRAVTLLDGDLVRKHLSSELGFSREHRMLNVSRIGFVASEITKNGGVAVCAPIAPYAESRLAARQMVEAYGPFVEIHVSTSLEVCEQRDRKGLYALARAGKIQSFTGISDPYEVPENPELRIDTATLTQTEAVQRVLDYLVALGVIAAEAEVTA, from the coding sequence ATGCGCACGTATTCCGCCCACGGTGGCCCATTGGTCGATTGTTATTTGGTTGGAGCGGCGCTCGACGCGCTGCGCGTGCGTCTGACGGAGTTGCCACGCCTGGACTTGAGCCCCCGCCAACTGTGCGACCTGGACCTGATTGCCAATGGCGCGTTTTCACCGCTGACTGGATTTCTGGGCGAGGCTGATTACAACTCGGTGGTGACGAACATGCGCTTGGCTGACGGCACCCTGTGGCCGATGCCGATTACGCTGGATGTGAGTGAGGCGGTTGCCGAGCAAGCCGTGGCGGCGGGCGGCCTGGTGCTGACAGATGCCGAAGGCGTCCCGGTGGCTGTTCTGGATCGGCCGACTGCGTTTCGTCCAGACTTGCGTCGAGAAGCCGAACTCGTCTTCGGTACGGTTGACGCCAAGCATCCAGCGGTGGCCTTTCTCCTTGAGCGGAGCAAGCCCGTGTATCTCGGCGGCGACGTGCTCGCCATCAATGCGCCGTTGCACTACGACTTCCGACGTCTGCGCCAGACACCGCGGCAACTTCAGGATGCGTTTGCCGAGCAAGGCTTTGCGCGGGTCGTAGCGTTCCAGACGCGGAATCCCATGCACAAGGCGCACTTCGAACTGACGCGTCGCGCCGCTGAGGCAATCGGCGGCGCCTTGCTGATTCATCCGGTCGTGGGCCTCACGAAACCAGGCGATATCGACCATTACACCCGGGTACGCTGCTACGAGCAGTTGCTGCCACATTACCCGGGGCATCGCACCGTGTTGAGCTTGCTGAACCTCGCGATGCGTATGGGCGGACCGCGTGAGGCCCTCTGGCATGCACTGATCCGCAAGAACCATGGCTGCACTCATTTCATCGTTGGCCGCGATCATGCCGGTCCAGGCAGTAGCAGCGCCGGCCAGCCATTTTATGGGCCTTACGACGCCCAGCACCTGGTCAGTCAGTTTGCCGACGAGATTGGCATCACCATGGTGCCGTTCGCCGAGATGGTCTATGTCGAAGAACGGCAGGATTACGCACCGATCGACGAGGTCAAGCCCGGCGAAACGGTACTGAACATCTCGGGAACTGAAATGCGACGTCTGCTGATGGAGGGCGCGGCAATCCCGGCGTGGTTCACGTTTCCGGAAGTCGCTGCCGAGTTGCAGCGCACGCATCCGCCACGTGCCCATCAGGGCTTTACGGTGTTCTTCACCGGGCTCTCTGGCGCCGGCAAGTCGACAATCGCGAACGCATTGATGGTGTCTTTGCTGGAGCGCGGTGGTCGCGCAGTCACGCTGCTCGACGGCGATCTGGTGCGGAAACATCTATCGAGCGAGCTTGGTTTTTCGCGCGAGCACCGCATGCTCAATGTGAGCCGGATCGGCTTTGTGGCCAGCGAAATCACCAAGAACGGTGGGGTCGCGGTTTGTGCGCCGATTGCGCCTTACGCCGAATCGCGACTCGCCGCTCGGCAAATGGTGGAAGCTTACGGTCCCTTTGTCGAGATTCACGTCTCGACGTCGCTCGAAGTCTGCGAGCAGCGTGACCGCAAAGGTCTCTATGCGTTGGCTCGGGCGGGCAAGATCCAGAGCTTTACCGGCATCAGTGATCCGTACGAAGTGCCCGAGAACCCCGAACTCCGGATCGACACGGCCACCCTGACGCAAACCGAGGCGGTTCAGCGTGTGCTCGACTATCTGGTTGCATTGGGCGTGATCGCGGCCGAGGCCGAGGTGACCGCTTGA
- a CDS encoding acyl-CoA dehydrogenase family protein gives MRTFPLGEDLDLLRETVRAFADKEIAPRAHEIDAQNLFPSDLWAKLGDLGLLGITLPSEFGGSELGYLAHVVAMEEISRASGSVGLSYGAHSNLCVQNLYNNANPTQRAKYLPMLCSGEHVGALAMSEPGAGSDVVGSMSCRAEQRADGVWVANGNKMWITNGPDADVLIVYMRTAPKAAGSRAMTAFIVEKGMPGFRTAQKLDKLGMRGSNTCELVFENCEIPNENVLGELNQGVKVLMSGLNTERLVLSGGPIGIMQAALDLSLGYVRERKQFDAPIGTFGIMQAKIADMYTALQSARAFAYMVAMDYDRGVKSRIDPAACLLHATEGAVMCGLEAIQTLGGNGYINEYPAGRLLRDAKLYAIGAGTNEIRRMLIGRELFEGKA, from the coding sequence ATGCGAACGTTCCCGCTGGGCGAAGATCTGGACCTTCTGCGCGAGACCGTACGCGCCTTTGCCGACAAAGAAATCGCGCCCCGTGCGCACGAGATCGACGCACAGAACCTGTTTCCGAGTGACCTCTGGGCCAAACTCGGTGACCTGGGTCTGCTCGGGATCACGCTGCCAAGCGAATTTGGCGGCTCCGAGCTCGGTTATCTGGCACATGTCGTCGCGATGGAAGAGATTTCGCGGGCATCGGGCTCGGTCGGTCTTTCTTATGGCGCGCATTCCAATCTGTGCGTGCAAAACCTCTACAACAACGCCAATCCGACCCAGCGCGCAAAGTATTTGCCCATGCTCTGCAGTGGTGAGCATGTTGGCGCATTGGCAATGAGCGAACCGGGCGCGGGTTCCGACGTGGTCGGCTCGATGTCCTGCCGTGCCGAACAGCGCGCCGACGGCGTCTGGGTGGCGAACGGCAACAAGATGTGGATTACGAATGGCCCGGACGCAGACGTGCTGATTGTCTACATGCGCACCGCGCCGAAAGCAGCCGGGTCTCGCGCCATGACCGCATTCATTGTGGAAAAAGGCATGCCTGGATTCCGCACGGCCCAAAAACTCGACAAACTCGGCATGCGCGGCTCCAACACCTGTGAACTGGTGTTCGAGAACTGCGAGATCCCGAATGAAAATGTGCTCGGCGAATTGAACCAGGGCGTCAAGGTACTGATGAGTGGGCTCAATACCGAGCGGCTCGTGTTGTCCGGCGGCCCGATCGGCATCATGCAGGCAGCGCTTGACCTGTCTCTGGGCTATGTTCGCGAGCGCAAACAGTTCGACGCGCCCATCGGCACGTTCGGCATCATGCAAGCCAAAATCGCTGACATGTATACCGCACTGCAGTCAGCGCGCGCATTCGCCTACATGGTGGCCATGGACTACGATCGGGGCGTGAAATCGCGGATCGATCCGGCTGCCTGCCTGCTGCATGCCACTGAGGGCGCCGTGATGTGCGGACTCGAAGCGATCCAGACGCTGGGCGGCAACGGCTACATCAACGAATATCCGGCTGGCCGACTGCTGCGCGACGCCAAGCTCTACGCCATCGGTGCCGGCACGAATGAGATCCGACGCATGCTGATTGGTCGCGAATTGTTCGAAGGCAAGGCCTGA